A stretch of Primulina tabacum isolate GXHZ01 chromosome 13, ASM2559414v2, whole genome shotgun sequence DNA encodes these proteins:
- the LOC142522590 gene encoding 10 kDa chaperonin, mitochondrial-like → MAKRLIPSLNRVLVEKILPPSKTTAGILLPERSSKLDSGKVVAVGQGLRDKAGNLIPVAVKEGDTVLLPEYGGTQVKLGEKEYHLYRDEDILGILCD, encoded by the exons ATGGCTAAAAGATTGATCCCATCTCTCAACAGAGTCCTCGTGGAGAAAATCCTGCCTCCCTCCAAAACAACCGCGGGCATCCTCCTGCCAGAAAGATCATCCAAG TTGGATTCGGGGAAAGTGGTTGCGGTTGGACAAGGGCTGCGCGACAAAGCTGGGAATCTCATCCCAGTTGCTGTTAAGGAAGGTGACACTGTTCTCTTGCCTGAATATGGCGGAACCCAAGTCAAATTGGGTGAAAAAga GTACCATTTGTACAGGGATGAGGATATCTTGGGGATTCTTTGCGATTGA